ACAACCGTATGTTTATCGTCGACAACTCCATGGCCCAGGACAAACAGTGGCTGCTCGACCTGTTCGAGGCCATGAAGCCGCTCAAGAAGAAATGGGTGTCCCATCCGCTGCTCGATGACGACGATGTGCTCAAAGCGGCGGCCGATGCCGGAGCCTGGTATGTGTATCAGGCGGTGTTCGACACCTCCGATGTCATCCGCAACCGCATCAAGCGCCTCAAGGATTTCGGCATCGGCATTGAGGGCACCATCATCCTTGGCACCGACGATCAAAGCGCTGACGATATCCGCCGCTTGGTCGATTTCCTCATTGAAGTGGAGCTTGACGTCGCTGAGTTCACGATTCTCACGCCGTTCCCCCATTCGCCGATTCGCACTCAGTTGGAAAACGAGGGCCGCATTCTCGACAACGGCTGGGGCGATTACACGGCAGACAAGGTGGTGTTTCAGCCCAAACAGATGTCCGTGGATACCCTCCAGGATCTGTTTTATTACGCCTGGGATACCTTCAATGCCGATGGCGGCTATCAGTTGAAGATGGGCAAGCTGTTCAAACAGGTGATCGCCCGTGAGATGGATGACGGCACCTATCGTCGCTACGACACCAAGCGCAAGCGCCAGTTCAATCTGAACAGGACGGCATCATGAGTCGAATTTTCCTGATCTCTTCCAACATCTCCACCGACCCGTATCCGGTGTATCCGCTGGGTATGGCCATTGTCGCCGGCGCGCTGGATCGTGCCGGGCATGAGGTGCGGCAGTTTGACTTTCTGGTTTATGATCAGGACAGTCGCCGGTTGCAAGACGATCTGGAAGCATTCCATGCGGATGTCGTCTGTCTGTCGCTGCGTAACATCGACAATGTTGACTCGTTCAGCTCTGACGACAACTGGTACCTGGCCGATGCCAAGCGGCTGATCGACGGTATTCGTACCATCAGCTCCGCACCGGTCGTTGTCGGCGGTCCGGCGTTTTCCATCCTTCCCGAGGAGATTCTCGCCTATCTCGGAGCGGATTACGGCGTGGTGGGCGAGGGGGAACAGGCCGTGCCTCTGCTGATTGACAAAGTGACGCGTGGTGAGGAGATTCCCGCCATTACCAGCGGGGCTCAACCGCTGCAGGGCCATGAAATGGGCCGGCCGTTGCTGGTCCCCGAGTTTGTCGACTACTACCAGCAACACAGCGGCCTGATCAATTTGCAGACCAAGCGCGGCTGCCCGTTCAAGTGTGTGTATTGCACGTATCCCGGTCTCGAAGGCCATCTCTTCCGACCCCGCCCGGTTGACGCGGTAGTGGAGGATCTCGAACGCCTCAAGCGCGACCATACCACCAGTACGGTCTTCTTTACCGATTCCATTTTCAACGACCCGCAGGGCTATCATCTGCAGCTGGCCGAAGAGATGGTGCGCCGTGAGCTGGATATTCGCTGGTGCGCGTTTTTCCGGCCGCAGGGCTTGAATCGCGAGGTGCTGCAGCTGCTGAAACGTGCCGGTCTCTATGCCATGGAGATGGGTACCGATGCCGGATGCGATACGACCTTGGCCGGGCTCGACAAGGGCTTTGGCTTTGACGAAGTGTTGGCCTGCCAGCAGGCGGCCGTGGCCGAGCGAGTGCCGTGCGCCCATTTCATCATGTTCGGCGGGCCGAATGAGACACCTGAGACGGTAGCCGAAGGTCTGGACAACATTGCCCGACTTGAACACTGCGTGGTGTTTGCCTTTTCCGGCATCCGTATCCTGCCCAAGTCGCGTCTGCTGGAACGGGCCATTGCCGATCAGGTGATCAAGCCGGGCACGTCGTTGATCAAGCCGCTTTACTATTTCTCACCGCACATTGAGGTGGAGTCGATGAATCAGATGATCCTTGATGCGTTCAATGGACGGCGTGACCGGATTTTCCCGCCGTCGGACGGCCAGGAGAAGATGGCGGTGATGAACAATTTCGGGTTCAAGGGTATTTTGTGGGATCATCTGATCCGCTTTGATGATTCCGGCCGCAGGAGACGCCGTGCACGCTGATCTCGACCGCCAACGGATTCTGCTGGTCCATCCCCTCGGCTATGCCAGTGCCCAGGCCGGGCACGACGTGTCGCGGCTGGCCAATATCATGCCGCCGCTGGGGCTGGCGAGCATTGCCGCCTATCTGCTGAAACGCGGGCTGCAGGTCGATATCATCGACTGTTATGCGCGCCCCGATTCGGACCGGGCGATCCGTGATTATGTGCGACAACATCGTCCGGCGTGGCTGGGGTTGAGCTGCACCACGTCGAGCTTTCTCGATGGGGTGCGCATTGCCGAGCTGGCGCGCGAGGAGTGCCCTGGTCTCAAGGTGATGGCCGGTGGGGCTCACGTGTCAGCGTTGAAAGAAGTGTTGTTGCGGGATTATCCCCAGCTCAATGCGCTGGTGGTCGGCGAGGGTGAGGAAACCATTTATCAGCTGGTATCGGCTTCCGGTGACGACTACACAGAAATTGCCGGTGTGGTTTGTCGTAATGGGGCTGGTGAGGCGGTGTTTAGCGGATACCGCGACCCGGCGTTGGTGCTCGACGATTTGCCGTTCCCGGCTTATGACAAGTTGCAGGGTTTTCCCGAAGCCTATCAGCTGCCGATTTTCAATTATCCTAAGTCGCCCAATACCAGCTGTATTTCCAGCCGTGGTTGTCCGTATGCCTGTAGCTATTGCGATCGCTCGGTGTTTCGGCGCACGTTTCGCTACAACTCGGCGGATTATCTCTACCGCCACTTGCAGCATCTGCGTGAACGCTACAACATCCGTCATATCAATTTTTATGACGATCAGTTTACCTTCCACCGCCAGCGGGTGATCGACTTCTGCCAGAGGATGATTGATGCGCCGTTGGGCATGACCTTCAACTGTGCCATCCGTGCCGAGCACGTTGATGATGAATTGATCGGCCTGATGAAGCGGGCGGGTTGCTGGATGATGAGCCTTGGCATCGAAACCGGCGATCCCGATCTGCTGGCCCAGCACCGCCAGAATCCTGATCTCGACATGCTGGCCGATACCATCCGCCTGATCAAGAAACACGGCATCCGCGTCAAGGGGCTGATGATGGTCGGGCTGCCTGGTGAAAGTGAGCAGAGCGTGCGCCGCAGTATCGATTACATCCTCAAGTTGCCCATTGATGATCTCAACGTGGCCAAGTTTACGCCGTTCCCCGGCTCGCCGCTGTACGAGAACATTCACGAACTGGGCGCGTTTGACGAGGATTGGGCAAAGATGGACTGCATGCGCTTTCAGTTTATTCCCCACGGCATGACCGAGGAGAAGCTGGAGGAGCTGTTCCTGACGTTTTACAAGCAGCATTTTCGCCGCAATGATGTGATTTGGGGCTATGTGACCATGTTGTGGAAGTCGCCGCACAGCTGGGGCCGGTTTATCCGCAACCTCGGCGGTTTCCTGTCCTTTGCCCGCAA
This region of uncultured Desulfuromonas sp. genomic DNA includes:
- a CDS encoding cobalamin-dependent protein (Presence of a B(12) (cobalamin)-binding domain implies dependence on cobalamin itself, in one of its several forms, or in some unusual lineages, dependence on a cobalamin-like analog.) encodes the protein MKMKLVYPRWAKLERQTEFHLPPHGPVVFAATVPDDVELSFTDENVQTLDFDEPADLIALSVMLTCQLPRAFEIADEYRKRGKTVMFGGIATTLHAEEVQQHADCVFIGEAEGRTEQVIRDFERGELKPVYNYLQQHPPIELVGTARRDILDRDCYNYRGVQMLDLVHASRGCKFKCFPCCTGYLGGQVFRPRPIDKVIAEMEAIPNNRMFIVDNSMAQDKQWLLDLFEAMKPLKKKWVSHPLLDDDDVLKAAADAGAWYVYQAVFDTSDVIRNRIKRLKDFGIGIEGTIILGTDDQSADDIRRLVDFLIEVELDVAEFTILTPFPHSPIRTQLENEGRILDNGWGDYTADKVVFQPKQMSVDTLQDLFYYAWDTFNADGGYQLKMGKLFKQVIAREMDDGTYRRYDTKRKRQFNLNRTAS
- a CDS encoding lipid biosynthesis B12-binding/radical SAM protein, giving the protein MSRIFLISSNISTDPYPVYPLGMAIVAGALDRAGHEVRQFDFLVYDQDSRRLQDDLEAFHADVVCLSLRNIDNVDSFSSDDNWYLADAKRLIDGIRTISSAPVVVGGPAFSILPEEILAYLGADYGVVGEGEQAVPLLIDKVTRGEEIPAITSGAQPLQGHEMGRPLLVPEFVDYYQQHSGLINLQTKRGCPFKCVYCTYPGLEGHLFRPRPVDAVVEDLERLKRDHTTSTVFFTDSIFNDPQGYHLQLAEEMVRRELDIRWCAFFRPQGLNREVLQLLKRAGLYAMEMGTDAGCDTTLAGLDKGFGFDEVLACQQAAVAERVPCAHFIMFGGPNETPETVAEGLDNIARLEHCVVFAFSGIRILPKSRLLERAIADQVIKPGTSLIKPLYYFSPHIEVESMNQMILDAFNGRRDRIFPPSDGQEKMAVMNNFGFKGILWDHLIRFDDSGRRRRRAR
- a CDS encoding radical SAM protein, with the protein product MHADLDRQRILLVHPLGYASAQAGHDVSRLANIMPPLGLASIAAYLLKRGLQVDIIDCYARPDSDRAIRDYVRQHRPAWLGLSCTTSSFLDGVRIAELAREECPGLKVMAGGAHVSALKEVLLRDYPQLNALVVGEGEETIYQLVSASGDDYTEIAGVVCRNGAGEAVFSGYRDPALVLDDLPFPAYDKLQGFPEAYQLPIFNYPKSPNTSCISSRGCPYACSYCDRSVFRRTFRYNSADYLYRHLQHLRERYNIRHINFYDDQFTFHRQRVIDFCQRMIDAPLGMTFNCAIRAEHVDDELIGLMKRAGCWMMSLGIETGDPDLLAQHRQNPDLDMLADTIRLIKKHGIRVKGLMMVGLPGESEQSVRRSIDYILKLPIDDLNVAKFTPFPGSPLYENIHELGAFDEDWAKMDCMRFQFIPHGMTEEKLEELFLTFYKQHFRRNDVIWGYVTMLWKSPHSWGRFIRNLGGFLSFARKGKRLGDEG